A genomic region of Gymnogyps californianus isolate 813 chromosome 12, ASM1813914v2, whole genome shotgun sequence contains the following coding sequences:
- the GAN gene encoding gigaxonin: MSGPSAVSDPQHPARLLRALSSFREESRFCDAHLVLEGEEIPVQKNILAAASPYIRTKLNYNPPKDDGSTYKIELEGISVDIMKEILDYIFSGQIRLNEETIQDVVQAADLLLLTDLKTLCCEFLEGCIAAENCIGIRDFALHYCLHHVHYLASEYLETHFRDVSSTEEFLELTPQKLKEVLSMEKLNVGNERYVFEAVIRWISHDSESRKVHMKDVMSAVWVSGLDAAYLREQMMSEPLVREIVKECNNIPLTPPQQGEAMLASFKPRGYSECIVTVGGEERVSRKPTSVMRCMCPLYDPNRQLWIELAPMSIPRINHGVLSAEGFLFVLGGQDENKGTLSSGEKYDPDTNSWSSLPPMNEARHNFGVVEIDGILYILGGEDGERELISMESYDIYSRTWTKQPDLTMVRKIGCYAAMKKKIYAMGGGSYGKLFESVECYDPRTQQWTAICPLKERRFGAVACGVASELYVFGGVRSRDDSQASEMVTCKSEFYHDEFKRWIYLNDQNLCIPTSSSFVYGAVPIGASIYVIGDLDTGTNYDYVREFKRSTGTWQRTKPLFPSDLRRTGCAALRIANCKLFRLQLQQGLFRIRVPSP; encoded by the exons aACAAAATTGAATTATAATCCTCCAAAGGATGATGGCTCAACGTACAAGATTGAACTTGAAGGGATATCTGTTGATATCATGAAAGAGATACTAGATTACATCTTCAGTGGGCAG ATCAGGCTAAATGAAGAAACTATCCAAGATGTGGTACAGGCAGCTGATCTCCTGCTGCTTACAGACTTAAAAACTCTCTGCTGTGAGTTTTTAGAAGGTTGCATAGCTGCTGAGAACTGTATTGGTATTCGGGACTTTGCACTGCACTATTGTTTGCATCATGTTCACTACCTTGCCTCAGAGTATCTGGAAACTCACTTTCGAGAtgtcagcagcacagaggaattCTTGGAACTGACTCCtcaaaaactgaaagaagtgCTGTCGATGGAAAAGCTCAATGTTGGAAACGAAAGATACGTCTTTGAAGCGGTGATTAGGTGGATTTCTCATGATTCAGAATCGAGAAAG GTTCACATGAAGGATGTCATGTCAGCAGTGTGGGTTTCGGGCTTAGATGCAGCGTATTTACGTGAGCAGATGATGAGCGAACCACTGGTACGGGAGATCGTCAAAGAATGCAACAATATTCCCCTCACGCCGCCCCAGCAGGGAGAGGCGATGCTGGCCTCCTTCAAGCCCCGGGGTTACTCGGAGTGTATAGTGACTGTTGGTGGAGAAGAACGAGT ATCACGGAAACCAACCTCAGTGATGCGGTGTATGTGTCCTCTTTATGATCCCAATAGACAGCTCTGGATTGAACTTGCTCCTATGAGTATTCCAAGGATCAATCATGGAGTATTGTCAGCAG aaggatttttatttgtgcttGGTGGTCAGGATGAAAACAAGGGAACGCTAAGCTCTGGAGAGAAATATGATCCAGATACCAATTCATGGAGTTCCTTACCACCAATGAATGAG GCACGGCATAATTTTGGTGTGGTAGAGATTGATGGAATTCTGTATATTCTGGGAGGTGAGGACGGTGAAAGGGAGCTAATCTCTATGGAGAGCTATGATATTTATAGCCGGACCTGGACCAAGCAGCCAGACTTGACCATGGTTAGAAAG ATTGGCTGCTATGCAgctatgaagaagaaaatctatGCAATGGGTGGAGGCTCCTACGGAAAACTCTTTGAATCTGTTGAGTGTTATGATCCTAGGACTCAGCAGTGGACAGCAATCTGTCctctgaaagagagaag ATTTGGGGCAGTGGCCTGCGGAGTTGCCTCTGAGCTTTATGTATTTGGCGGGGTCAGGAGTCGTGATGACAGTCAAGCCAGTGAGATGGTGACGTGCAAATCTGAATTTTATCATGATGAGTTTAAAAG gtGGATTTATCTGAATGACCAGAACCTATGTATCCCAACTAGTTCTTCCTTCGTGTATGGAGCTGTGCCCATTGGAGCCAGCATATATGTGATTGGAGATCTTGATACAG GTACAAATTATGACTATGTTAGAGAATTTAAAAGAAGCACGGGAACCTGGCAGCGCACTAAACCACTATTTCCATCGGACCTCCGCCGTACTGGCTGCGCAGCTTTGCGGATCGCAAACTGCAAGCTCTTTCGACTGCAGCTTCAACAAGGATTATTCCGCATTCGCGTACCTTCTCCGTGA